From a single Chloracidobacterium thermophilum B genomic region:
- a CDS encoding IPT/TIG domain-containing protein, with the protein MRLVFLERLTALWLGSFVLLLGAPWVGVQDALAFQATPFTPFISGFTPTSGPVGTSVTIFGSNFFEVTGVRFGGVAATFTVNSPTQITATVPPGATTGLITLITAFGLTATSQAPFVVLETPIVTGFSPTSGPVGTVVTISGTGFAQVSAVRFNGVAATFTVSSSTQITAIVPTGATTGPISVTGPGGTAISSTPFTVLEAPTLTSFSPASGPVGTVVTITGTGFVQVSAVRFNGVAATFTVSSPTQITAIVPTGATTGPISVTGSGGTAISREPFVVLETPTLTSFSPTSGPVGTPVTITGTSFLNVSSVTFGDLPARFTVTSPTQLTATVPAGAVTAPIRVVTPAGSATSATSFTVIPRVPPQTIGVWRPNQGFLLRQSNTAGPPDIAVPLGQPGDQPVVGDWDGDGKTTVALFRAGQFLLRNENAVGAPVTTVAFGQAGDIPVAGDWTGKGFDSVGVFRRGVFLLRNTNTSGAPDIIINYGLPTDLPVTGDWDGDGRTTIGAFRPSTGFFFLRNDNSSGNADLSFFYGLANDLPVAGDWDGDGVTTVGIFRAGTFFLRNTNTAGFADVAVGFGQAGDVPLAGRWKTPPVVPPGDFQTGNSTVVWRNQTTGETALWVMQGTSFVRSEALPFVEDCWVVGGVADFTGDGATDLLWRNQDITGFDAVWSFAGLRPVAALPVTPEQTDRNWFISCTGDFNRDGQPDIVRRNLATDAVEVWLMNGRTRSAVIPLVIPGLTADERIVGSGDFEGNGQLGLLLHRQGAGTARVVTFIGATAVGSRPLPALGPEWRLGAVGDYNRDGQPDVVWRNERTGQNVIWLLRNLSLVQSVGLPAVPDQRWQIVGPR; encoded by the coding sequence ATGCGACTGGTTTTTCTCGAAAGGCTTACTGCACTCTGGCTTGGTAGTTTTGTTCTTCTACTGGGCGCGCCATGGGTTGGCGTGCAAGATGCTCTGGCATTTCAAGCTACTCCATTTACACCTTTCATTTCCGGCTTCACACCAACTTCGGGGCCGGTTGGAACTTCTGTCACCATCTTTGGTTCAAACTTCTTTGAAGTGACCGGTGTCCGCTTTGGCGGCGTTGCGGCGACGTTTACCGTCAACAGTCCCACGCAAATCACCGCAACAGTACCGCCTGGTGCTACAACCGGTTTGATTACACTCATAACCGCATTTGGCCTCACCGCAACAAGTCAAGCCCCCTTCGTCGTCCTTGAGACACCCATCGTCACCGGCTTTTCTCCCACCTCCGGCCCTGTCGGCACGGTAGTCACCATCTCCGGTACCGGCTTTGCTCAGGTGTCTGCTGTCCGCTTTAATGGCGTTGCGGCCACATTCACAGTCAGCAGTTCGACGCAAATCACGGCAATCGTCCCGACCGGCGCCACCACTGGCCCTATCAGCGTGACCGGTCCCGGCGGCACAGCCATTAGCAGCACACCGTTCACCGTCCTTGAGGCGCCCACCCTCACCAGCTTTTCACCTGCGTCCGGTCCCGTCGGCACAGTGGTCACCATCACCGGCACCGGCTTTGTTCAGGTGTCCGCTGTCCGCTTCAACGGTGTTGCAGCCACATTTACGGTCAGCAGTCCCACGCAAATCACGGCAATCGTGCCGACCGGAGCCACCACCGGGCCAATCAGTGTGACCGGTTCCGGCGGCACGGCTATCAGCCGCGAACCCTTTGTCGTCCTTGAGACGCCCACCCTCACCAGCTTTTCACCCACGTCCGGTCCCGTCGGCACACCTGTCACCATCACCGGCACCAGCTTCCTCAACGTCAGCAGCGTCACCTTTGGCGACCTGCCAGCGCGCTTCACCGTCACCAGCCCCACCCAACTCACCGCCACTGTCCCCGCCGGAGCCGTGACCGCCCCCATCCGGGTTGTCACCCCCGCCGGCAGCGCCACCAGCGCCACCAGCTTCACCGTCATCCCCCGTGTGCCGCCCCAGACCATCGGCGTCTGGCGTCCCAACCAAGGCTTCCTCCTGCGCCAGTCCAACACCGCCGGTCCGCCCGACATTGCTGTTCCCTTGGGTCAGCCCGGCGACCAGCCCGTGGTCGGCGACTGGGACGGCGACGGCAAAACCACCGTCGCCCTCTTCCGCGCCGGGCAGTTTCTTCTGCGCAACGAGAACGCCGTCGGTGCGCCCGTCACCACCGTGGCCTTTGGGCAGGCGGGCGATATACCCGTGGCAGGCGACTGGACGGGCAAGGGCTTTGACAGTGTTGGGGTCTTCCGGCGCGGCGTCTTCCTGCTGCGCAACACCAACACCTCTGGTGCGCCCGACATCATCATCAACTACGGACTGCCGACCGACCTGCCCGTGACAGGCGACTGGGACGGCGACGGGCGGACGACCATTGGCGCGTTTCGACCGTCCACGGGCTTTTTCTTCCTGCGCAACGACAACAGCTCCGGCAACGCCGACCTGAGTTTCTTCTACGGTCTGGCGAACGACCTGCCGGTGGCCGGCGACTGGGACGGCGACGGGGTGACGACGGTGGGCATTTTCCGGGCGGGGACGTTTTTCCTGCGCAACACCAACACGGCGGGTTTTGCCGATGTGGCGGTAGGTTTTGGGCAGGCGGGGGATGTGCCGCTGGCCGGGCGCTGGAAGACGCCGCCGGTTGTGCCGCCGGGGGACTTTCAGACCGGGAACTCGACCGTGGTCTGGCGCAACCAGACGACGGGGGAGACAGCCCTGTGGGTGATGCAGGGGACGAGCTTTGTGCGCAGCGAGGCGTTGCCGTTTGTAGAGGACTGCTGGGTTGTGGGCGGAGTGGCGGATTTCACCGGCGACGGGGCGACCGACCTGCTGTGGCGCAACCAGGACATCACCGGCTTTGACGCGGTGTGGAGCTTTGCCGGGCTGCGTCCGGTGGCGGCGCTCCCCGTCACGCCCGAACAGACCGACCGCAACTGGTTCATCAGTTGCACGGGGGACTTCAACCGCGACGGGCAGCCGGACATCGTACGGCGCAATCTGGCGACGGATGCCGTGGAGGTGTGGCTGATGAACGGGCGGACGCGGAGTGCCGTCATTCCGCTGGTCATCCCCGGTCTGACGGCGGACGAACGGATTGTGGGGAGCGGGGATTTTGAGGGCAACGGGCAGTTGGGTCTGCTGCTGCACCGGCAGGGGGCCGGAACGGCGCGGGTGGTGACGTTCATCGGGGCGACGGCGGTGGGGAGTCGTCCGCTGCCGGCGCTGGGGCCGGAGTGGCGGCTGGGGGCGGTGGGCGACTACAACCGCGACGGGCAGCCGGACGTGGTGTGGCGCAATGAGCGCACGGGGCAGAACGTCATCTGGCTGCTGCGGAATCTGTCGCTGGTGCAGAGTGTGGGGCTGCCGGCGGTGCCTGACCAGCGGTGGCAGATTGTGGGTCCGCGCTAG
- a CDS encoding IPT/TIG domain-containing protein, whose protein sequence is MRQISFSRIVALSLCGFALLLCSRWTGEPYVQAALETRLETARPENVCQPHLLPDTGRLKRPLRQPTVRCQLRQLRALVPGFLTPVAIAPPARSAFEPISGKQVSASAPTTDAVAEPSGIITGFVPFSPASALDSSASPQFPPPIISSFTPTSGVIGTSVTIVGENFLLSRLSNRETVTDVRFNGVSAVFNIVDSETITATVPVGATTGPISVTGPGGTATSSTNFVVILPPTISSFSPTSGPVGTSVTITGTNFAGTTDVRFNGIAAAFTVNSNTQITATVPAGATTGPITVTNPAGTATSGTNFVVILPPTIVSFSPASGLIGTSVIITGTNFTGTTDVRFNGIAAAFTVNSNTQITATVPVGATTGPITVTNPAGTATSGTNFVVILPPTISSFSPTSGPVGASVTITGTNFTGTTDVRFNGVAATFTVNSNTQITATVPAGATTGPITVTNPAGTATSGTSFVVILPPTIASFSPTSGLIGASVIITGTNFTGTTDVRFNGVAATFTVNSSTQITATVPAGATTGPITVTNPAGTATSGTNFVVILPPTIASFSPTSGLIGASVTITGTNFAGTTDVRFNGIAATFTVNSNTQITATVPAGATTGPITVTNPAGTATSGTSFVVILPPTIASFSPLSGPVGASVTITGTNFTGTTDVRFNGISAIFNIVDPENITATVPVGATTGPITVTNPAGTATSGTPFVVPQTPSISSFSPTAGTVGTSVTILGVNFVEVTDVRFNGVNASFTVNSPTQITATVPAGATTGPITVTNPAGTATSSASFVVILPPTIASFSPTSGPVGASVTITGTNFTGTTDVRFNGITAVFTLNSNTQITATVPAGATTGPITVTNPAGTATSGANFVVLLPPTISGFSPTAGAVGALITISSDNLIVLGESFAGVTAVNFNGVAATFTVVSPTQITATVPAGATTGPISITGPGGTTTSSTPFVVLETPTLTGFAPTSGPVGTIVTISGSGFVQVSEVRFGGVAATFTVNSPTQITATVPPGAATGPISIAAAGVIATSREPFVVLEAPTLTSFSPASGPVGTPVTITGTSFLNVSSVTFGDLPAPFTVTSPTQLTATVPVGAVTAPIRVITPAGSATSATSFTVVPRVPPQTIGVWRPNQGFLLRQSNTAGPPDIAVPLGQPGDQPVVGDWDGDGKTTVALFRAGQFLIRNENAVGAPVTTVAFGQAGDIPVAGDWTGKGFDSVGVFRRGVFLLRNTNTSGAPDIIINYGLPTDLPVVGDWDGDGRTTIGAFRPSTGFFFLRNDNSSGNADLSFFYGLANDLPVAGDWDGDGVTTVGIFRAGTFFLRNTNTAGFADVAVGFGQAGDVPLAGRWKTPPVIPPGDFQTGNSTVVWRNQTTGESAIWVMQGTSFVRSEALPFVEDCWVVGGVADFTGDGATDLLWRNQDITGFDAVWSFAGLRPVAALPVTPEQTDRNWFISCTGDFNRDGQPDIVRRNLATDAVEVWLMNGRTRSAVIPLRIPGLAADERIVGSGDFEGNGQLGLLLHRQGAGTARVVTFIGATAVGSRPLPALGPEWRLGAVGDYNRDGQPDVVWRNERTGQNVIWLLRNLSLVQSVPLPDISDQRWQIVGPR, encoded by the coding sequence ATGCGTCAGATTTCATTCTCAAGGATTGTTGCTCTCTCGCTCTGTGGATTCGCTTTACTGCTGTGCAGCCGGTGGACCGGGGAGCCATACGTTCAGGCGGCATTGGAAACGAGGCTTGAAACAGCACGCCCGGAAAACGTTTGCCAGCCCCACCTGTTACCGGACACGGGCCGTCTCAAACGTCCCCTGCGGCAACCAACTGTGCGTTGCCAACTGCGGCAGCTTCGGGCGCTTGTCCCTGGATTTCTGACACCGGTCGCAATTGCTCCACCGGCCAGGTCGGCCTTTGAGCCCATATCCGGTAAACAGGTATCCGCCTCCGCGCCAACGACCGATGCCGTAGCTGAGCCAAGTGGGATCATAACCGGATTCGTTCCTTTTTCGCCTGCATCGGCACTGGATTCATCCGCCTCTCCTCAGTTCCCACCACCCATCATTTCCAGCTTCACGCCCACATCCGGGGTCATTGGCACATCCGTTACCATCGTGGGCGAGAATTTTTTGCTTTCGCGGTTGTCAAACCGGGAAACGGTGACGGACGTTCGATTCAACGGTGTCAGCGCCGTCTTCAACATTGTTGACTCAGAAACCATTACGGCGACTGTACCGGTGGGAGCGACCACCGGCCCCATCAGTGTGACCGGCCCTGGCGGCACTGCCACCAGCAGCACCAACTTCGTCGTCATCCTGCCGCCGACGATTTCCAGCTTCTCACCCACCTCCGGTCCGGTTGGCACCTCCGTCACCATCACCGGCACGAACTTTGCTGGCACGACCGATGTCCGCTTCAACGGCATTGCGGCGGCCTTCACTGTCAACAGCAACACGCAAATCACAGCGACGGTGCCGGCGGGCGCCACCACCGGACCCATCACCGTCACCAATCCGGCCGGCACCGCCACCAGCGGCACCAACTTTGTCGTCATCCTGCCGCCGACCATCGTCAGCTTTTCACCTGCTTCAGGGCTCATCGGCACTTCAGTCATCATCACCGGCACGAACTTCACCGGCACGACCGATGTCCGCTTCAACGGCATTGCGGCGGCCTTCACTGTCAACAGCAACACGCAAATCACAGCGACGGTGCCGGTGGGCGCCACCACCGGACCCATCACCGTCACCAATCCGGCCGGCACGGCCACCAGCGGCACCAACTTCGTCGTCATCCTGCCGCCGACGATTTCCAGCTTCTCACCCACGTCGGGACCCGTCGGCGCGTCCGTCACCATCACCGGCACAAACTTCACCGGCACGACCGATGTCCGCTTCAACGGCGTTGCGGCGACCTTCACCGTCAACAGCAACACGCAAATCACGGCGACGGTGCCGGCGGGCGCCACCACCGGGCCCATCACCGTCACCAATCCGGCCGGCACGGCCACCAGCGGCACCAGCTTCGTTGTCATCCTGCCGCCGACCATTGCCAGCTTCTCGCCCACTTCAGGCCTCATCGGCGCTTCCGTCATCATCACCGGCACAAACTTCACCGGCACGACGGATGTCCGCTTCAACGGCGTTGCGGCGACCTTCACCGTCAACAGCAGCACGCAAATCACGGCGACGGTGCCGGCGGGCGCGACCACCGGGCCCATCACCGTCACCAATCCGGCCGGCACGGCCACCAGCGGCACCAACTTCGTCGTCATTCTGCCGCCGACCATCGCCAGCTTCTCGCCCACCTCGGGCCTCATCGGCGCCTCCGTCACCATTACCGGCACAAACTTCGCCGGCACGACCGATGTCCGCTTCAACGGCATTGCGGCGACCTTCACCGTCAACAGCAACACGCAAATCACGGCGACGGTGCCGGCAGGCGCCACCACCGGGCCCATCACCGTCACCAATCCGGCCGGCACCGCCACCAGCGGCACCAGCTTCGTCGTCATCCTGCCGCCGACCATCGCCAGCTTTTCACCCCTGTCGGGCCCCGTCGGTGCGTCCGTCACCATCACCGGCACGAACTTCACCGGCACGACCGATGTCCGCTTCAACGGCATCAGCGCCATCTTCAACATCGTTGACCCGGAAAACATTACGGCGACAGTGCCGGTGGGCGCAACCACCGGCCCCATCACCGTCACCAACCCGGCCGGCACCGCCACCAGCGGGACGCCGTTTGTCGTTCCTCAAACACCGTCCATCTCCAGCTTTTCACCCACGGCAGGAACCGTCGGCACCAGCGTCACCATTCTGGGGGTGAACTTTGTTGAGGTCACAGATGTGCGCTTCAACGGCGTCAATGCCTCGTTTACCGTCAACAGCCCCACCCAAATCACGGCGACGGTGCCGGCGGGCGCCACCACCGGCCCCATCACCGTCACCAATCCGGCCGGCACGGCCACCAGCAGCGCCAGTTTTGTTGTCATCCTGCCGCCGACGATTGCCAGCTTCTCACCCACGTCGGGACCCGTCGGCGCGTCCGTCACCATCACCGGCACGAACTTCACCGGCACGACCGATGTCCGCTTCAACGGCATCACGGCGGTCTTTACGCTCAACAGCAACACGCAAATCACAGCGACGGTGCCGGCGGGCGCCACCACCGGACCCATCACCGTCACCAATCCGGCCGGCACAGCGACCAGCGGCGCCAACTTTGTCGTCCTCCTGCCGCCAACCATTTCCGGCTTTTCGCCCACAGCAGGGGCAGTCGGGGCACTCATCACCATTTCCAGTGACAATCTCATTGTCTTGGGTGAAAGTTTTGCCGGCGTGACAGCAGTGAACTTCAACGGGGTTGCGGCAACATTTACTGTTGTCAGCCCGACACAGATCACGGCGACCGTGCCGGCGGGCGCCACCACCGGCCCTATCAGCATCACCGGTCCCGGCGGCACCACCACCAGCAGCACGCCGTTCGTCGTCCTTGAAACGCCTACTCTCACCGGCTTTGCACCCACCTCCGGGCCCGTGGGTACAATCGTGACCATCTCCGGTAGCGGTTTCGTTCAGGTGTCCGAGGTCCGCTTTGGCGGCGTTGCGGCAACCTTCACCGTCAACAGTCCCACGCAGATCACCGCCACCGTCCCGCCCGGCGCGGCCACTGGCCCCATCTCCATCGCGGCCGCCGGCGTCATTGCCACCAGCCGCGAACCCTTCGTCGTCCTTGAGGCGCCCACCCTCACCAGCTTTTCACCCGCGTCCGGTCCCGTCGGCACACCTGTCACCATCACCGGCACCAGCTTCCTCAACGTCAGCAGCGTCACCTTTGGCGACCTGCCGGCGCCCTTCACCGTCACCAGCCCCACCCAACTCACCGCCACCGTCCCTGTCGGCGCCGTGACCGCCCCCATCCGCGTCATCACCCCGGCCGGCAGCGCCACCAGCGCCACCAGCTTCACCGTCGTCCCACGTGTGCCACCCCAGACCATCGGCGTCTGGCGTCCCAACCAGGGCTTTCTCCTGCGCCAGTCCAACACCGCCGGTCCGCCCGACATTGCCGTTCCCTTGGGTCAGCCCGGCGACCAGCCCGTGGTCGGTGACTGGGACGGCGACGGCAAAACCACCGTCGCCCTCTTCCGCGCCGGGCAGTTTCTCATCCGCAACGAGAATGCCGTCGGCGCGCCTGTCACCACTGTTGCCTTTGGGCAGGCAGGCGACATCCCTGTGGCGGGCGACTGGACGGGCAAGGGCTTTGACAGTGTTGGGGTCTTCCGGCGCGGCGTGTTCCTGCTGCGCAACACCAACACTTCTGGTGCGCCCGACATCATCATCAACTACGGACTGCCGACCGACCTGCCCGTGGTCGGCGACTGGGACGGCGACGGGCGGACGACCATTGGCGCGTTTCGTCCGTCCACGGGCTTTTTCTTCCTGCGCAACGACAACAGCTCCGGCAACGCCGACCTGAGTTTCTTCTACGGTCTGGCGAACGACCTGCCGGTGGCCGGCGACTGGGACGGCGACGGGGTGACGACGGTGGGCATTTTCCGGGCGGGGACGTTTTTCCTGCGCAACACCAACACGGCGGGCTTTGCCGATGTGGCGGTAGGTTTTGGGCAGGCGGGGGACGTGCCGCTGGCCGGGCGCTGGAAGACGCCGCCCGTCATCCCGCCGGGCGATTTTCAGACCGGGAACTCGACCGTGGTCTGGCGCAACCAGACGACGGGCGAAAGCGCCATCTGGGTGATGCAGGGGACGAGCTTTGTGCGCAGCGAGGCGTTGCCCTTCGTGGAGGACTGCTGGGTTGTGGGCGGAGTGGCGGATTTCACCGGCGACGGGGCGACCGACCTGCTGTGGCGCAATCAGGACATCACCGGCTTTGACGCGGTGTGGAGCTTTGCCGGGCTGCGTCCGGTGGCGGCGCTTCCCGTCACGCCCGAACAGACCGACCGCAACTGGTTCATCAGTTGCACGGGGGACTTCAACCGGGACGGGCAGCCGGACATCGTACGGCGCAATCTGGCGACGGATGCCGTGGAGGTGTGGCTGATGAATGGGCGGACGCGGAGTGCCGTCATTCCGCTGCGGATTCCCGGTCTGGCGGCGGACGAACGGATTGTGGGGAGCGGGGATTTTGAGGGCAACGGGCAGTTGGGTCTGCTGCTGCACCGGCAGGGGGCCGGAACGGCGCGGGTGGTGACGTTCATCGGGGCGACGGCGGTGGGGAGTCGTCCGCTGCCGGCGCTGGGGCCGGAGTGGCGGCTGGGGGCGGTGGGCGACTACAACCGCGACGGGCAGCCGGACGTGGTGTGGCGCAACGAGCGTACGGGCCAGAACGTCATCTGGCTGCTGCGGAATCTGTCGCTGGTGCAGAGTGTGCCGCTGCCGGACATTTCCGACCAGCGGTGGCAGATTGTCGGTCCGCGCTAG
- a CDS encoding serine/threonine-protein kinase, producing MKLCPVCHTCYEDSARFCVRDGTQLLTGLPGPTLLPGDRFRFLRLLSTGRMGDAYLATDAVANHHVLIKALPAHLFSNAESCQQFTANLTRLTTLQVPNLVAYQAVIEMGQGHVALVTEYVVGHDLREELAEHRPLSPRRAATVTAGVAQGMAAAHAVGIPHLDLKPENILLFADAETQALRVKVADVGLACLKEGLAGSVTDDTGSEIARLPYYTSPEACHGEALDWRTDIYSLGVILYEMLAGRPPFYAKSPGQVLAMQTDTPPKPLSLINPSLPEALVQLTMRMLAKQPAERPQTMQEVGDVCWRWLQSQEGPEGFIPSSPPDGAAAAAPASSDAAPGVAPLLTASYDLPLRLTIIDADDEGNRSRTIPGRVQEASPQGMRILTGTVETGQLNIIRDHTVAFKNRLAIEVDLPDGTVRMNGYAVRYQRAPDGRNWVVYIYIKEMPRDDRRRYEAFLRERSA from the coding sequence ATGAAGCTATGCCCCGTTTGTCACACCTGCTATGAGGACAGCGCCCGGTTTTGTGTCCGCGATGGCACGCAGTTGCTCACCGGATTGCCTGGCCCGACGCTGCTGCCCGGCGACCGCTTCCGGTTTTTGCGTCTGCTGTCCACCGGGCGGATGGGGGATGCCTATCTGGCTACGGATGCCGTTGCCAACCACCACGTTCTCATCAAAGCCCTGCCAGCCCACCTGTTTTCCAATGCGGAGAGTTGTCAGCAGTTCACGGCGAATCTCACGCGGCTGACGACGTTGCAGGTGCCCAACCTGGTGGCTTATCAGGCGGTCATCGAGATGGGGCAGGGGCATGTGGCGCTGGTGACGGAGTATGTCGTCGGGCATGACCTGCGCGAGGAATTGGCCGAACACCGGCCGCTGTCACCCCGCCGTGCGGCAACGGTTACTGCCGGGGTTGCGCAGGGGATGGCCGCAGCCCATGCCGTCGGCATTCCACATCTCGACCTCAAGCCGGAGAACATCCTGCTGTTTGCCGATGCCGAAACCCAGGCGCTGCGGGTGAAGGTGGCAGACGTGGGCTTGGCCTGTCTGAAAGAAGGGCTGGCCGGCTCGGTGACGGATGACACGGGTTCGGAAATTGCGCGTCTGCCCTACTACACCTCACCGGAGGCATGCCACGGCGAGGCACTGGACTGGCGAACGGACATCTACAGCCTGGGTGTCATCCTGTACGAGATGCTGGCTGGTCGTCCGCCATTTTACGCCAAGTCACCGGGCCAGGTTTTGGCGATGCAGACGGACACGCCGCCCAAGCCTCTTTCACTCATCAATCCGTCGCTTCCCGAAGCGCTCGTCCAACTCACGATGCGCATGCTGGCCAAGCAACCGGCGGAGCGTCCCCAGACGATGCAGGAAGTCGGGGATGTCTGCTGGCGCTGGTTGCAAAGTCAGGAGGGGCCCGAAGGTTTCATACCATCTTCCCCGCCGGATGGCGCTGCGGCTGCGGCTCCGGCTTCATCCGATGCTGCACCAGGTGTGGCTCCGCTGCTGACAGCTTCCTATGACCTGCCATTGCGGCTGACGATCATTGACGCCGACGACGAAGGCAATCGCTCCCGCACTATTCCGGGGCGGGTACAGGAAGCATCACCGCAGGGGATGCGGATTTTGACCGGCACGGTTGAAACCGGACAGCTCAACATCATTCGCGATCACACGGTGGCCTTCAAGAACCGGCTGGCGATTGAAGTTGACCTGCCGGATGGGACAGTGCGGATGAACGGTTATGCCGTGCGCTACCAGCGCGCCCCGGACGGCCGCAACTGGGTGGTGTACATCTACATCAAGGAAATGCCCCGCGACGACCGCCGTCGTTACGAAGCCTTTTTGCGCGAACGCAGCGCGTGA